One genomic segment of Bacteroidales bacterium includes these proteins:
- a CDS encoding response regulator: MQKKIVIVEDNDEIRFRFIDIFSKTDDIECIGVYSNAEDFISEFSLLKPDIVFMDIQLPGISGIDCIRQLKSYHNETHFIIFTIFENSENIFNAIKAGATGYLLKSTPADKLISSVYEILRGESPMSGSIAMKVIKAFQTPESSDFDSLSQREQTILQYLTKGYRYKDIAEVLFISTETVRTHIRNIYEKLQVNSRYELFNKTGISHISENAKYISSNVKPEDEEACYYKLQNVFEVEKLFLKEKLSISELAEIVNYPVYIVSQTINKKFKMGFFDIVNHYRVLHAIQLLKDLQNNISIEGIGYQCGFTSRTAFYKAFKKETGSSPGEYFAFSQNQKQF; the protein is encoded by the coding sequence ATGCAAAAAAAAATTGTAATAGTAGAAGATAACGATGAAATCCGATTCAGATTTATTGATATATTTTCAAAAACTGATGATATTGAATGTATAGGCGTTTATTCAAATGCCGAAGACTTTATTTCCGAATTCAGCCTTCTAAAGCCTGATATTGTTTTTATGGATATTCAGCTTCCAGGGATTAGCGGTATTGATTGCATTCGGCAACTAAAAAGTTATCATAACGAGACGCACTTTATCATTTTCACCATTTTCGAAAACAGTGAAAATATTTTTAACGCAATAAAGGCCGGTGCAACGGGATATTTACTTAAAAGCACTCCCGCTGATAAGCTTATTTCTTCTGTTTATGAAATATTACGGGGTGAATCACCCATGTCTGGCTCCATTGCCATGAAGGTAATAAAAGCTTTCCAGACACCCGAATCCTCAGATTTTGATTCATTGTCGCAAAGAGAACAAACCATTTTGCAATATCTCACCAAAGGGTACCGATACAAAGATATAGCCGAAGTATTATTTATAAGTACCGAAACGGTCAGAACCCATATAAGAAACATATACGAAAAACTACAGGTAAATTCGCGTTATGAATTATTTAATAAAACAGGAATTTCGCATATATCTGAAAACGCAAAATATATCAGTTCAAACGTTAAACCTGAAGATGAAGAAGCCTGCTATTATAAACTTCAGAATGTTTTTGAAGTGGAAAAATTGTTTCTTAAAGAGAAGCTTTCTATAAGTGAGCTAGCTGAAATAGTAAACTACCCTGTCTATATTGTGTCACAAACAATAAACAAAAAGTTTAAAATGGGCTTTTTCGATATTGTCAATCATTACAGGGTTCTGCATGCTATTCAATTATTAAAAGACCTGCAGAATAATATTTCTATCGAAGGAATTGGTTATCAATGCGGATTTACATCAAGAACAGCATTTTACAAAGCTTTTAAAAAAGAAACCGGAAGTTCTCCCGGCGAATATTTTGCATTTTCACAAAACCAAAAGCAGTTTTAA